One segment of Erigeron canadensis isolate Cc75 chromosome 2, C_canadensis_v1, whole genome shotgun sequence DNA contains the following:
- the LOC122587879 gene encoding secreted RxLR effector protein 161-like, whose product MIITGNNEKEIKKLKEELCAEFEMKDLGNLKYFLGIEVLRSQQGIFICQKKYILDFFAETGMIDCKPANTPMVINQKLFMKLDGKFTDKNKYQLMVRKLIYLAHTRSDIAYVVGVVSQFMHQTQEEHMDAVLRIIRYLKGTIGHGVLFKVNGHLKIQKYTDVDWAGDKENRRSTSGYFSMIGGNLVTLKSKKQKVVSLSSAEAEFRGISKGLAEALWLRKLMTELGFAPIESIQIISDNEAAIQISENPVQHD is encoded by the coding sequence atgattatcaccggaaataatgagaaagaaatcAAGAAACTAAAAGAAGAATTGTGtgcagaatttgaaatgaaggaTTTGGGAAATTTAAAGTACTTCCTCGGAATTGAAGTGTTGAGATCGCAACAAggaatttttatttgtcaaaagaagTATATACTGGATTTTTTTGCAGAAACGGGAATGATTGATTGTAAACCAGCAAATACACCCATGGTTATCAATCAGAAGTTATTTATGAAATTAGATGGTAAATTTACTGATAAAAATAAGTATCAACTAATGGTGAGGAAGCTGATATACCTTGCACATACTCGTTCGGATATTGCATATGTTGTTGGAGTAGTAAGTCAGTTCATGCACCAAACTCAAGAAGAACACATGGATGCAGTTCTAAGAATTATCAGATACCTCAAAGGAACCATTGGTCATGGGGTCTTGTTCAAAGTAAATGGTCATCTCAAGATTCAGAAATACACAGATGTTGATTGGGCTGGAGACAAAGAAAACAGAAGATCAACATCAGGATATTTCTCTATGATCGGAGGAAATCTCGTCACGTTGAAAAGTAAGAAGCAAAAGGTTGTCTCTTTGTCAAGTGCTGAAGCCGAGTTCCGAGGTATATCTAAAGGATTAGCAGAAGCATTATGGTTAAGGAAACTGATGACAGAATTAGGGTTTGCTCCTATAGAAAGTATCCAGATTATAAGCGATAATGAAGCAGCTATTCAAATCTCAGAAAATCCAGTACAACATGACTGA
- the LOC122587878 gene encoding VIN3-like protein 2, whose product MRNPECGSSAMESVFSGFVLDPEKCNQLSLEDKRKLVHRIAHWSEDAPKILSSLTRKELLEIICAELGKERKYSGVTKGRMIEHLLKLVSKNTKETTAENSLDCSPPKKQKNERPLELPSTNNTIFEDTRKGQTKTRVCLNLACKATMWPNDAFCKRCSCCMCFQFDDNKDPSLWLTCDWDTDSCNEGNEPCGMSCHLNCAVNHNRAGISATGYYQKLDGGFYCVSCGKLNGLMRTWRKQMHFANEARRVDALCLRVSLSHKILEGTVKYQKLLSIVESAAKILESEVGPIGLASVKMDRRLVSRLSCSMEVQKLCSFAIQAYDSSFSNSTLNHLQPNRTPTCRISFEESTPTSVTIVLDYEPHLFEEFFGCRIWHRKSTLNTYPKEATYIVLNPEKRFKLTNLDPSTEYSCMVSFFSKKKILGFWESKWLTSKDTEVNTNTQTDSTTDFPCTPCKSDGTTTKTGPRTVPKKNEYEYAVGVIRGLEHEGHLSKDFRVKLLTWFSLKATMQQRRIVNAFVDALIDDPPSLAEQLLDTFADEICGR is encoded by the exons ATGAGAAATCCTGAATGTGGGTCTTCTGCAATGGAATCTGTGTTTTCAG GATTTGTGCTTGACCCTGAAAAATGTAATCAATTAAGCTTGGAAGATAAAAGGAAACTTGTTCACCGAATTGCTCATTGGTCAGAAGATGCTCCAAAGATTCTTAGTTCGTTGACCCGTAAAGAGCTCCTTGAAATTATATGTGCAGAATTAGGTAAAGAACGAAAGTACAGTGGCGTCACAAAAGGTAGAATGATAGAACACCTTCTTAAATTAGTGTCCAAAAACACCAAAGAGACCACAGCTGAAAACTCACTAGATTGTTCGCCACCAAAGAAGCAAAAAAATGAGAGGCCACTTGAACTACCCAGTACTAATAACACCATTTTTGAGGATACTAGAAAAGGCCAAACCAAGACTCGAGTTTGTCTAAATCTAGCATGCAAAGCGACTATGTGGCCAAATGATGCTTTTTGCAAGAGATGTTCTTGTTGTATGTGTTTTCAGTTTGATGATAATAAGGATCCTAGTTTATGGTTAACCTGTGATTGGGATACGGATTCTTGTAATGAAGGTAACGAGCCGTGTGGCATGTCATGCCATTTGAATTGTGCTGTTAATCACAATAGGGCTGGCATATCAGCTACGGGGTACTACCAGAAGCTGGATGGGGGTTTCTACTGTGTTTCTTGTGGAAAGTTAAATGGACTAATGAG AACCTGGAGAAAGCAGATGCATTTTGCGAATGAAGCCAGACGAGTTGACGCATTGTGTCTGCGTGTTTCTCTAAGTCACAAGATTCTTGAAGGGACCGTGAAATATCAGAAACTCTTGAGTATAGTTGAATCTGCTGCAAAAATACTTGAAAGTGAAGTGGGACCTATTGGCCTAGCATCGGTGAAAATGGACCGTCGACTTGTTAGCCGACTGTCATGTAGCATGGAGGTTCAAAAACTCTGTTCGTTTGCAATTCAAGCTTATGATTCCTCGTTCTCCAATTCAACCTTAAACCATTTGCAGCCAAACAGAACTCCAA CCTGTCGGATTTCTTTTGAAGAATCTACTCCAACTTCTGTAACAATTGTCCTAGATTACGAACCACATCTGTTTGAAGAATTCTTTGGATGCAGAATCTGGCACAGAAAGTCAACTCTCAACACGTATCCAAAGGAAGCAACATACATCGTCTTGAACCCAGAAAAGAGATTCAAACTCACAAATCTTGATCCATCAACAGAGTATTCTTGCATGGTTTCTTTCTTCAGCAAGAAAAAAATTCTTGGATTCTGGGAGTCAAAATGGTTAACAAGCAAAGACACAGAAGTCAATACTAATACACAAACAGATTCAACCACGGATTTTCCTTGTACCCCATGCAAATCTGACGGTACCACAACAAAAACGGGCCCCAGAACAGTACCAAAAAAGAATGAGTATGAGTATGCAGTGGGAGTGATCAGAGGTTTGGAGCATGAGGGACACTTGAGTAAAGACTTTAGAGTGAAGCTCCTTACTTGGTTTAGCTTGAAAGCAACAATGCAGCAAAGACGAATAGTGAATGCCTTCGTGGATGCATTGATTGATGATCCCCCAAGTTTGGCTGAGCAGCTTCTTGATACATTTGCTGATGAAATTTGTGGTCGTTAG